The following proteins are encoded in a genomic region of Asterias amurensis chromosome 5, ASM3211899v1:
- the LOC139937425 gene encoding uncharacterized protein isoform X2: MGAQNGKAYDSASERKRRSSVSQSDLSTEEYNFSSSAQSPSCTNSSADSLQVVRKLKLQNGSRQHATPKSPSQESKSTATSSGASSSAASPTHIIETHPVTADTVTKMKKKLAPPRTIEESSPFDKLTDKVITNIFSYLTAKRLCRCSQVCKRWQRLAWQPCLWTSIVLSKRQKDVDYALKCLIRRLCLETPYVCLSVVRIMLNGCEQLTDRGLGMIARHCQDLMHIELAGCSNVTNEGMFELVSRCPSLDYMDLSGCQQVNFMNFPSDYNALRASALQGQTILLRHLDLTDCGSLDDNGLRIIATNCPGLLNLYLRRCYQVTDIGVQYLSAHCFMIKELSLSDCYRVTDCGVREVAKLESHLRYLSIAKCELVTDIGVYVIAKLCFKLRYLNVRGCAHVTDKSMDVLARGCPRLRSLDVGKCPAITDRGVASIAMNCSGLRKLSLRDCVNITDETMQCLSQYCPELQQLNIQECEELTLRSYKMLKKYCRKCIIEHTNPAFY, translated from the exons ATTCTTTACAAGTGGTGAGGAAGCTTAAGCTGCAGAATGGATCACGCCAGCATGCCACGCCGAAGTCCCCATCCCAGGAATCCAAAAGTACGGCCACCAGCTCCGGGGCATCCTCCTCAGCTGCTAGCCCCACTCACATCATCGAGACCCACCCCGTCACAGCGGACACTGTGACCAAAATGAAGAAGAAACTAGCCCCACCGAGAACCATAGAAGAATCGTCACCGTTTGACAAACTCACCGATAAAGTCATCACAAATATATTCTCGTACTTGACAGCGAAGAGGTTGTGTCGTTGCTCTCAAGTGTGTAAGCGCTGGCAGCGGCTAGCCTGGCAGCCTTGTTTATGGACTTCAATTGTGTTGTCCAAGAGACAAAAGGACGTTGATTATGCTTTGAAATGCCTGATAAGAAGACTGTGTCTTGAGACACCGTACGTTTGTCTCTCGGTTGTGAGGATTATGTTGAACGGTTGTGAGCAACTGACTGACAGGGGATTGGGTATGATTGCTAGACATTGCCAAGATTTGATGCATATTGAGTTGGCAGGTTGCAGCAATGTCACCAATGAGGGAATGTTTGAATTGGTGTCGAGATGTCCGAGTTTGGATTACATGGATCTCTCAG GATGCCAGCAAGTTAACTTCATGAACTTTCCATCAGACTACAACGCCTTAAGAGCAAGTGCCCTGCAGGGCCAGACAATTCTCCTAAGACATTTAGACCTGACAGATTGCGGATCGTTAGATGATAACGGACTGCGGATCATAGCCACAAACTGTCCTGGCCTTCTGAATCTCTACCTTCGGCGATGCTATCAGGTGACTGATATTGGCGTGCAATATCTCTCAGCTCATTGCTTTATGATCAAGGAGCTTTCCCTTAGTGACTGTTACAGGGTGACCGACTGCGGAGTCCGGGAAGTTGCAAAACTGGAATCACACTTGAGGTATCTGAGCATAGCAAAGTGTGAACTCGTTACCGATATCGGAGTGTACGTCATCGCAAAGTTGTGCTTTAAACTACGGTATCTCAACGTGCGAGGATGCGCGCACGTCACTGATAAATCCATGGATGTGTTGGCGCGAGGTTGCCCTAGATTGCGATCCTTGGATGTCGGAAAGTGTCCTGCCATAACAGATAGAGGAGTGGCTAGCATTGCGATGAATTGCTCAGGCTTGAGGAAGTTGAGTCTGAGAGACTGTGTAAATATCACTGACGAGACCATGCAATGCCTGTCACAGTACTGCCCTGAGCTGCAGCAATTGAACATCCAAGAATGTGAGGAACTTACTCTGCGATCATATAAAATGCTCAAGAAATACTGCAGAAAGTGCATAATTGAGCACACAAATCCTGCATTCTACTAG
- the LOC139937425 gene encoding uncharacterized protein isoform X1, which yields MSRVFSAGVFLRTISKSVCLESSTVFIIQSESITLIVMLKFAKTSKAKGVDSLQVVRKLKLQNGSRQHATPKSPSQESKSTATSSGASSSAASPTHIIETHPVTADTVTKMKKKLAPPRTIEESSPFDKLTDKVITNIFSYLTAKRLCRCSQVCKRWQRLAWQPCLWTSIVLSKRQKDVDYALKCLIRRLCLETPYVCLSVVRIMLNGCEQLTDRGLGMIARHCQDLMHIELAGCSNVTNEGMFELVSRCPSLDYMDLSGCQQVNFMNFPSDYNALRASALQGQTILLRHLDLTDCGSLDDNGLRIIATNCPGLLNLYLRRCYQVTDIGVQYLSAHCFMIKELSLSDCYRVTDCGVREVAKLESHLRYLSIAKCELVTDIGVYVIAKLCFKLRYLNVRGCAHVTDKSMDVLARGCPRLRSLDVGKCPAITDRGVASIAMNCSGLRKLSLRDCVNITDETMQCLSQYCPELQQLNIQECEELTLRSYKMLKKYCRKCIIEHTNPAFY from the exons ATTCTTTACAAGTGGTGAGGAAGCTTAAGCTGCAGAATGGATCACGCCAGCATGCCACGCCGAAGTCCCCATCCCAGGAATCCAAAAGTACGGCCACCAGCTCCGGGGCATCCTCCTCAGCTGCTAGCCCCACTCACATCATCGAGACCCACCCCGTCACAGCGGACACTGTGACCAAAATGAAGAAGAAACTAGCCCCACCGAGAACCATAGAAGAATCGTCACCGTTTGACAAACTCACCGATAAAGTCATCACAAATATATTCTCGTACTTGACAGCGAAGAGGTTGTGTCGTTGCTCTCAAGTGTGTAAGCGCTGGCAGCGGCTAGCCTGGCAGCCTTGTTTATGGACTTCAATTGTGTTGTCCAAGAGACAAAAGGACGTTGATTATGCTTTGAAATGCCTGATAAGAAGACTGTGTCTTGAGACACCGTACGTTTGTCTCTCGGTTGTGAGGATTATGTTGAACGGTTGTGAGCAACTGACTGACAGGGGATTGGGTATGATTGCTAGACATTGCCAAGATTTGATGCATATTGAGTTGGCAGGTTGCAGCAATGTCACCAATGAGGGAATGTTTGAATTGGTGTCGAGATGTCCGAGTTTGGATTACATGGATCTCTCAG GATGCCAGCAAGTTAACTTCATGAACTTTCCATCAGACTACAACGCCTTAAGAGCAAGTGCCCTGCAGGGCCAGACAATTCTCCTAAGACATTTAGACCTGACAGATTGCGGATCGTTAGATGATAACGGACTGCGGATCATAGCCACAAACTGTCCTGGCCTTCTGAATCTCTACCTTCGGCGATGCTATCAGGTGACTGATATTGGCGTGCAATATCTCTCAGCTCATTGCTTTATGATCAAGGAGCTTTCCCTTAGTGACTGTTACAGGGTGACCGACTGCGGAGTCCGGGAAGTTGCAAAACTGGAATCACACTTGAGGTATCTGAGCATAGCAAAGTGTGAACTCGTTACCGATATCGGAGTGTACGTCATCGCAAAGTTGTGCTTTAAACTACGGTATCTCAACGTGCGAGGATGCGCGCACGTCACTGATAAATCCATGGATGTGTTGGCGCGAGGTTGCCCTAGATTGCGATCCTTGGATGTCGGAAAGTGTCCTGCCATAACAGATAGAGGAGTGGCTAGCATTGCGATGAATTGCTCAGGCTTGAGGAAGTTGAGTCTGAGAGACTGTGTAAATATCACTGACGAGACCATGCAATGCCTGTCACAGTACTGCCCTGAGCTGCAGCAATTGAACATCCAAGAATGTGAGGAACTTACTCTGCGATCATATAAAATGCTCAAGAAATACTGCAGAAAGTGCATAATTGAGCACACAAATCCTGCATTCTACTAG